One window of the Kwoniella dejecticola CBS 10117 chromosome 3, complete sequence genome contains the following:
- a CDS encoding asparagine synthase (glutamine-hydrolyzing), which produces MCGIFCCFNRQGDLASYRPRAIACSKKQRHRGPDWSGCYMTKDTIMVHERLAIVGVDTGAQPLVSEDDQLVLAVNGEIYNHVALRKNLKNQDAVFKTHSDCEVIMHLYREHDTGLCAMLDGMFSFVLLDKSVEPPRLIAARDPIGITTLYMGFHSSPDTIYFSSELKAIHEECDNLIAFPPGHFYDSNTKQLERYFKPTWWDGDKKELDIPHNEVDLKLLRETLEAAVRKRLMSEVPYGVLLSGGLDSSLIASIAARETDKLAEEHEKFRRERKAAIAEGKWVGDEKPLASWPQLHSFAVGLPGAPDLIAAKKAADFLGTVHHEYTFTLDEGLDAIAEVIYHLETFDVTTVRASTPMYLLSRKIKAMGVKMVLSGEGSDEIFGGYLYFHAAPNAKDFHEELVKRVKNLHTADCLRANKSTMAWGLEARVPFLDKEFLEVAMNVDAKYKMFSKGTHQEIDADGRPKMEKYIIRKAFDCAPDGKAYLPDSILWRQKEQFSDGVGYSWIDGMKDHAAAVVSDEKFAARAERFPESTPDTKEAYWIREIFEHHFPSKAAAGTAVRWIPKQEWGVSSDPSGRAVSIHTAAYENKA; this is translated from the exons ATGTGTGGTATTTTCTGTTGCTTCAACAGACAAGGTGACTTGGCGTCATACCGACCTAGAGCAATTGCTTGTTCGAAAAAGCAAAGGCACAGAGGTCCAGATTGGTCAGGATGTTACATGACCAAAGACACCATTATGGTCCACGAGCGTTTGGCTAttgtcggtgtcg ACACCGGTGCTCAACCCCTTGTCAGcgaagacgatcagctcGTCCTTGCCGTCAACGGTGAAATCTACAACCACGTCGCACTACGAAAAAACCTGAAAAACCAAGATGCCGTCTTCAAGACGCATTCAGACTGTGAAGTCATCATGCACTTG TACCGAGAACATGATACCGGACTCTGCGCAATGCTCGACGGAATGTTCTCTTTCGTCTTATTGGACAAATCCGTCGAACCACCCAGATTGATCGCAGCTAGAGACCCAATCGGTATAACGACACTGTACATGGGTTTCCACTCCTCGCCAGACACCATTTACTTCTCCTCCGAGCTCAAGGCAATCCACGAAGAATGTGACAACTTGATCGCTTTCCCTCCTGGACATTTCTACGATTCCAACACCAAGCAATTAGAAAGGTATTTCAAGCCTACATGGTGGGATGGAGACAAGAAAGAGCTCGATATCCCGCACAACGAGGTTGACTTGAAATTGCTTAGAGAGACCCTCGAAGCTGCTGTTAGGAAGAGATTGATGTCTGAAGTCCCTTACGGTGTGCTCTTGTCTGGTGGTTTGGACAGTTCATTGATCGCCTCTATCGCTGCTCGAGAAACAGACAAGTTGGCTGAAGAACACGAAAAATTCagaagggagaggaaagCAGCTATCGCTGAGGGTAAATGGGTTG GCGACGAGAAACCCCTCGCATCATGGCCGCAACTCCACTCCTTCGCCGTTGGTCTGCCAGGAGCACCCGATTTGATagccgccaagaaggctgcCGATTTCCTGGGTACAGTGCACCACGAATACACTTTCACATTAGACGAAGGTTTGGATGCTATCGCTGAAGTGATCTATCACCTCGAGACCTTCGATGTCACTACCGTCAGAGCTTCCACCCCTATGTACCTCTTGTCGAGAAAGATCAAAGCAATGGGAGTCAAGATGGTGTTGAGTGGAGAAGGTTCCGATGAGATCttcggag GATACTTGTATTTCCACGCTGCCCCCAACGCCAAGGATTTCCATGAAGAATTGGTCAAGCGAGTGAAGAACTTGCACACTGCTGATTGTCTCCGAGCCAACAA ATCTACCATGGCATGGGGACTCGAAGCACGAGTACCGTTCCTCGACAAAGAGTTCCTCGAAGTCGCCATGAATGTCGATGCCAAATACAAGATGTTCTCCAAGGGTACTCACCAAGAGATAGATGCCGACGGTCGACCCAAGATGGAGAAATACATCATTCGAAAAGCCTTCGATTGTGCTCCCGATGGAAAAGCCTACTTGCCCGACTCGATTCTCTGGAGACAAAAGGAACAATTCTCCGACGGTGTAGGATACTCCTGGATTGACGGTATGAAGGACCACGCGGCTGCTGTCGTGTCAGATGAGAAATTCGCTGCTCGAGCAGAGAGATTCCCGGAGTCTACACCGGACACGAAAGAAGCTTACTGGATCAGAGAGATCTTCGAGCATCATTTCCCATCGAAAGCCGCCGCTGGAACTGCGGTACGATGGATCCCTAAACAGGAATGGGGTGTATCCAGTGATCCGTCCGGAAGAGCTGTTTCGATCCACACTGCAGCTTACGAAAACAAGGCTTAG